One window from the genome of Pyrus communis chromosome 16, drPyrComm1.1, whole genome shotgun sequence encodes:
- the LOC137721454 gene encoding uncharacterized protein, which translates to MNALVATNRHFKFAARLLGLDSKLEKSLLIPFREIKVIFLSIPKFVFQELGWLDTAIRPLAFEVMRKVRVSMYEYQLESMFVHHMRRIIVQLYMDLLLLDCAALKFWIGAISEDAPLCCVGDFLDSKTSCDMLQERLRKENTSTYRRLCPTLACLKPRNHRHQQLWLRSSSSSSIPPKFNSLFTLSDSVRLYSSRYTHIYIPNDSLYASIC; encoded by the exons ATGAATGCATTAGTGGCAACGAACAGACACTTTAAGTTTGCTGCTCGGCTTTTGGGATTGGACTCCAAGCTTGAGAAAAGTTTACTTATACCATTTAGGGAAATCAAG gtcatttttctttcaatccCGAAGTTCGTATTTCAGGAACTTGGATGGTTGGACACAGCAATTCGCCCTTTGGCTTTTGAG GTCATGAGAAAAGTTAGGGTAAGCATGTACGAGTATCAGCTGGAAAGCATGTTTGTTCACCACATGAGGCGGATAATTGTTCAGCTGTATATGGATTTGCTTTTGTTGGACTGTGCTGCTTTAAAGTTCTGGATTGGTGCTATCAGTGAAGATGCCCCCCTGTGCTGCGTTGGGGACTTTCTTGATTCAA AAACCAGCTGTGATATGTTGCAAGAAAGACTCAGAAAAGAAAATACCTCTACATACCGAAGATTATGTCCAACTTTAGCATGCTTGAAACCG CGGAATCACCGCCACCAACAGCTATGGCTGCGCAGTTCGTCGTCGTCCAGTATTCCTCCGAAATTCAACTCTCTCTTTACTCTCTCCGACTCAGTGCGTCTCTATTCTTCCAGGTACACCCATATCTATATCCCAAACGACTCTTTATATGCATCTATTTGTTAG
- the LOC137721205 gene encoding receptor-like protein EIX1, translating to MERTMRVVLLLIRFLAIATITFSIGLCNGNPSRPPLCKESERQALLMFKQDLKDPANRLASWVAEEDSDCCSWIGVVCDHMTGHIHELHLNNLDSDWKCNSCFGGKINPSLLSLKHLNFLDLSNNDFNGTQIPSFFGSMASLTHLNLAFSSFDGVIPHKLGNLSSLRYLNLSSSLNLKVENLQWISGLSLLKHLDLSYVNLSRASDWLQVTNMLPSLAELDMSSCGLDQIPHLPTANFTSLVVLDRSRNSFNSLMLRWVFSINNLVSLRLSGCGFQGPIPSISQNITSLREIDLSYNSISLDPIPNSIQNMTGLKVLNLERNNFNSTIPEWLYSLNNLESLLLSYNELHREISSSIGNMTALVNLHLDGNRLEGKIPNSLGHLCKLKVLDLSENHFTVRKPSEIFESLSRCGPYGIKSLSLRYTNISGPIPMSLGNLSSLEKLDISVNQFNGTFTEVIGQLKMLTELDISYNSLEGAVSEVSFSNLTKLKHFFAKGNSFTLKTSRDWVPPFQLEILQLDSWHLGPEWPMWLRTQTQLKELSLSGTGISSTIPTWFWNLTSQVDYLNLSHNQLYGQIQNIFGAKYLVVDLSSNHFTGALPIVPTSLWWLDLSNSSFSGSVFHLFCDRPDETKRLYVVHLGNNFLTGKVPDCWMSWKFLSFLNLENNNLTGNVPMSMGYLQWLESLHLRNNHLYGELPHSLQNCTELSFVDLSENGFSGSIPIWIGKSLSELNVLNLRSNKFEGDIPNEVCYLKSLQILDLAHNKLSGMIPRCFHNLSALANFSESFSPTRMYGANFTENEILVTKGIEMEYSKILGFVKGMDLSCNFMYGEIPEELTGLLALQSLNLSNNRFTGRIPSKIGNMAQLESLDFSMNQLDGEIPPSMTNLTFLSHLNLAYNNLTGRIPESTQLQSLDQSSFVGNELCGAPLNKNCSTDGVIPPPTVEQDGGGGYRLLEDGWFYVSLGVGFFTGFWIVLGSLLVNMPWSVLLSQLLNRIVLKMYHVIVEYV from the coding sequence ATGGAGAGAACCATGAGAGTTGTTTTACTGCTAATCAGGTTTCTAGCCATTGCAACCATTACTTTCAGTATTGGTTTATGCAATGGAAATCCCAGTCGGCCTCCGCTTTGCAAAGAAAGCGAAAGACAGGCACTTCTGATGTTCAAGCAAGATCTCAAGGACCCTGCCAATCGGCTTGCGTCGTGGGTTGCAGAAGAAGATTCAGACTGTTGCAGTTGGATAGGAGTTGTCTGTGATCACATGACCGGCCACATCCACGAGCTGCACCTTAATAATCTCGATTCTGATTGGAAATGCAACTCTTGTTTCGGTGGTAAGATAAATCCTTCTTTGCTCAGTTTAAAGCATCTCAACTTCTTAGACTTGAGTAACAATGATTTCAATGGAACACAAATTCCTAGTTTCTTTGGTTCTATGGCAAGTTTAACACACCTTAATCTTGCATTCTCATCATTTGATGGAGTAATTCCTCACAAACTGGGAAATCTCTCCAGTCTACGCTATCTCAATCTCAGTAGTTCCCTTAATCTGAAGGTAGAGAACCTTCAGTGGATTTCTGGTCTTTCTCTGCTGAAACACTTGGACTTGAGTTATGTAAATCTTAGCAGAGCATCTGACTGGTTGCAAGTTACAAACATGCTTCCTTCTTTGGCAGAGTTAGATATGTCTAGTTGTGGACTTGATCAAATTCCCCATCTACCCACCGCAAATTTTACTTCCCTGGTCGTCCTTGATCGTTCTAGAAACAGTTTTAATTCTTTGATGCTGAGGTGGGTTTTCAGTATTAATAATCTAGTTTCTCTTCGTCTCAGTGGTTGTGGTTTCCAAGGTCCAATTCCTAGCATTTCACAGAATATCACATCTTTGAGGGAAATTGATTTGTCATACAATTCTATTAGTCTTGATCCGATTCCCAATTCTATTCAGAATATGACTGGTCTTAAAGTCCTTAATCTTGAGCGGAACAACTTCAATTCTACCATACCTGAATGGTTGTATAGTTTGAACAATCTTGAGTCCTtacttctttcttacaatgaaTTACACAGAGAAATATCGAGTTCCATTGGAAACATGACAGCCCTTGTCAATCTTCACTTGGATGGTAATCGGTTGGAAGGGAAAATACCAAATTCTTTGGGGCATCTTTGTAAGTTGAAAGTTCTTGATCTGTCAGAGAACCATTTCACGGTTCGAAAACCATCCGAAATCTTTGAAAGTTTGTCTAGATGTGGTCCATATGGAATAAAGTCATTGTCGTTGAGGTATACTAATATATCAGGTCCCATTCCAATGTCATTAGGAAATCTGTCAAGCTTAGAAAAATTGGACATATCTGTAAATCAGTTTAATGGAACTTTCACAGAAGTTATTGGTCAACTCAAAATGCTAACGGAATTGGATATATCTTATAATTCGTTAGAAGGTGCAGTGTCGGAAGTTTCTTTTAGCAACCTTACAAAGTTGAAGCATTTCTTTGCAAAAGGAAACTCATTTACTCTGAAAACTAGTCGAGATTGGGTTCCTCCTTTTCAACTTGAAATTTTGCAGCTGGATTCCTGGCATTTGGGGCCTGAATGGCCGATGTGGTTGCGGACACAAACGCAATTAAAAGAACTAAGCTTGTCTGGTACAGGAATTTCAAGTACTATTCCAACTTGGTTTTGGAACTTAACGTCCCAAGTAGACTATTTGAATCTCTCTCACAATCAGTTGTATGGGcagattcaaaatatatttggTGCTAAATATTTAGTGGTTGATCTTAGTTCTAACCATTTCACTGGTGCATTGCCTATTGTTCCCACCTCATTGTGGTGGCTAGatctttccaattcatcatTTTCTGGATCTGTTTTCCACCTCTTCTGTGATAGGCCGGATGAAACAAAGCGACTTTATGTTGTTCATCTCGGGAACAATTTTCTCACTGGAAAAGTACCCGATTGTTGGATGAGTTGGAAATTCTTGAGCTTCCTAAATTTAGAAAATAACAACCTAACTGGGAATGTCCCAATGTCCATGGGATACTTACAATGGCTGGAATCACTGCACTTGCGCAATAATCACCTGTACGGAGAATTGCCACATTCCCTGCAGAACTGTACGGAGTTGTCATTTGTTGACCTTAGTGAAAATGGGTTTTCCGGAAGCATACCAATATGGATAGGGAAAAGCCTTTCAGAGTTGAATGTTCTTAATCTTCGTTCAAATAAGTTTGAAGGAGATATTCCTAATGAAGTTTGTTATTTGAAAAGTCTCCAGATATTGGACCTTGCGCATAACAAACTCTCAGGAATGATACCGAGATGCTTCCACAATTTGAGCGCATTGGCTAATTTTTCAGAATCATTTTCTCCAACTAGAATGTATGGGGCTAATTTTACAGAGAATGAAATCTTGGTAACGAAAGGGATAGAAATGGAATATAGCAAGATTCTGGGATTCGTAAAGGGCATGGACCTTTCATGCAACTTTATGTATGGAGAGATCCCTGAAGAACTTACCGGCCTCCTCGCATTGCAGTCCCTCAATTTATCGAATAATCGCTTCACTGGAAGAATTCCTTCAAAGATTGGTAATATGGCACAGTTAGAATCTCTCGATTTTTCCATGAACCAACTTGATGGTGAAATTCCTCCAAGCATGACGAATTTGACATTTCTGAGTCACTTAAACTTGGCCTACAACAATTTGACGGGACGAATTCCGGAAAGCACTCAACTGCAGAGCCTCGATCAGTCGAGCTTCGTCGGCAACGAACTATGCGGAGCTCCACTCAACAAGAATTGCAGCACGGATGGGGTGATACCGCCACCAACAGTTGAGCAAGACGGAGGAGGTGGATACCGTTTACTAGAAGATGGGTGGTTCTACGTGAGCTTAGGAGTTGGATTCTTCACGGGGTTTTGGATTGTGCTTGGTTCTTTGCTGGTAAACATGCCATGGAGCGTTCTTCTTTCACAGTTGCTGAATAGGATAGTGCTTAAAATGTATCATGTAATTGTTGAATATGTTTAG